The Toxorhynchites rutilus septentrionalis strain SRP chromosome 3, ASM2978413v1, whole genome shotgun sequence genome includes a region encoding these proteins:
- the LOC129775707 gene encoding peroxisomal N(1)-acetyl-spermine/spermidine oxidase: MGDGHGQPTAKKENSQIQPPQQKRKYKVIIIGAGMAGLSSANHLVKNGCTDFTILEARSRVGGRIVGIEMGSQKVELGANWIHGVLGNPMFELAMQHGLISIINIPKPHKVVAATEDGRQVPFQILQEIYEAYICFLRRCEEYFLCQYLPPPDIHSVGEHINLEAELYLNNIDDQKEKHLKKLIFECLLKRETCITGCHNMDEIDLLELGSYTELQGGNIVLPSGYSSILKPLCDTLPKENIVLSCPVQTIHWKRKGRNHSGNNNTDTIPEEDEDDIDSDDSDKTVTDVPINSNPSTSDPIEDSLKHCTSNVQIVCKNGAIYEADHVICSIPLGVLKEHGRTMFSPSLPQFKLESIDSLLYGTVDKIFLEYDRPFLNTKISEIMFLWENVDAGSDGDQEEYMKSNWFKKIYSFSKVSDTLLLGWISGQEAEYMESLSHELVAEKCTEILRRFLKDPFIPKPKRCVCTSWSKQPYSRGSYTAIAVGACQDDIDNIAQPLYASPHQSKPSVLFAGEHTHSNFYSTVHGAYLSGRTAAQILLTPDSPQEIVMESDSSDLSSWIQGIALE; this comes from the exons ATGGGTGATGGTCATGGGCAGCCCACGGCTAAGAAGGAAAATTCCCAGATTCAACCACCGCAGCAGAAACGAAAATACAAAGTGATAATAATCGGTGCTGGGATGGCTGGGCTCTCGTCGGCAAATCATCTGGTTAAGAACGGGTGCACGGATTTCACGATCCTGGAAGCGCGAAGCCGGGTGGGAGGGAGAATTGTCGGAATCGAAATGGGATCCCAAAAG GTTGAACTCGGAGCGAACTGGATTCATGGAGTGCTCGGCAATCCCATGTTCGAACTCGCCATGCAGCACGGTCTAATCAGTATCATAAACATACCGAAGCCTCATAAAGTGGTTGCCGCTACCGAAGATGGAAGACAAGTGCCCTTTCAGATTCTGCAGGAAATATACGAGGCGTACATTTGTTTCCTGCGGCGGTGTGAAGAGTACTTCCTGTGTCAGTACCTCCCACCGCCGGACATTCATAGCGTCGGAGAGCACATCAATTTGGAGGCCGAATTGTACTTGAACAACATCGACGATCAGAAGGAGAAACATCTGAAAAAGTTGATATTCGAGTGCTTGTTGAAACGGGAAACATGCATCACCGGCTGTCACAACATGGACGAGATTGATTTACTAGAGTTAGGAAGCTACACGGAACTACAGGGGGGCAATATTGTGTTGCCCTCCGGGTATAGCTCCATTTTGAAACCGTTGTGCGATACGTTACCAAAAGAAAATATCGTGCTCTCATGTCCAGTGCAAACCATTCATTGGAAACGAAAAGGCCGGAATCACTCTGGCAATAATAACACAGATACAATCCCCGAGGAGGATGAAGATGACATCGACTCAGATGATTCGGACAAAACCGTAACGGATGTACCGATCAATAGCAACCCTAGCACTAGTGATCCAATAGAAGATAGCTTAAAGCACTGCACGTCGAACGTTCAAATTGTTTGCAAAAATGGCGCTATTTACGAAGCGGATCATGTAATCTGCAGTATTCCACTCGGCGTGCTGAAAGAGCATGGTCGAACCATGTTCTCACCTAGTCTGCCACAATTCAAACTAGAATCGATAGATTCACTGCTATACGGAACCGTGGACAAAATATTCCTAGAGTACGATCGACCCTTTCTGAATACTAAAATTAGTGAAATCATGTTCCTTTGGGAGAACGTCGACGCTGGATCCGACGGTGATCAAGAAGAGTACATGAAATCCAATTGGTTCAAGAAGATTTATTCTTTCTCCAAAGTATCGGACACACTTCTTCTGGGCTGGATATCCGGCCAAGAAGCCGAGTATATGGAAAGTCTCTCGCATGAGTTAGTCGCCGAAAAGTGCACCGAAATCCTGCGAAGGTTCCTCAAAGATCCATTCATTCCAAAACCAAAGCGATGTGTGTGCACAAGCTGGAGCAAACAGCCATATAGTCGCGGTTCCTACACGGCAATAGCTGTCGGCGCATGCCAGGACGATATCGACAATATTGCACAGCCTCTCTATGCTAGTCCCCATCAGTCAAAG CCATCGGTGCTATTTGCCGGCGAGCATACGCACTCCAACTTTTACTCCACGGTGCATGGTGCGTATCTGAGTGGTCGAACGGCTGCTCAAATCCTGCTGACGCCTGATTCACCCCAGGAGATTGTAATGGAATCGGACAGCAGTGATCTCAGCTCGTGGATTCAAGGCATTGCGCTGGAATAG